The Equus asinus isolate D_3611 breed Donkey chromosome 15, EquAss-T2T_v2, whole genome shotgun sequence genome includes a window with the following:
- the PLAGL2 gene encoding zinc finger protein PLAGL2 isoform X2, whose product MATHSAQKPHQCMYCDKMFHRKDHLRNHLQTHDPNKEALHCSECGKNYNTKLGYRRHLAMHAASSGDLSCKVCLQTFESTQALLEHLKAHSRRVAGGAKEKKHPCDHCERRFYTRKDVRRHLVVHTGRKDFLCQYCAQRFGRKDHLTRHVKKSHSQELLKIKTEPVDMLGLLSCSSTVSVKEELSPVLCMASRDMMGAKAFPGMLPMGMYGAHIPTVPSAGVPHSLVHNTLPMGMSYPLESSPISSPAQLPPKYQLGSTSYLPDKLPKVEVDSFLAELPGSLSLSSAEPQPASPQPAAAAALLDEALLTKSPANLSEALCAANVDFSHLLGFLPLNLPPCNPPGATGGLVMGYSQAEAQPLLTTLQAQPQDSSGAGGPLNFGPLHSLPPVFTSGLSTTTLPRFHQAFQ is encoded by the coding sequence ATGGCCACCCACTCAGCCCAGAAACCCCACCAGTGCATGTACTGTGATAAGATGTTTCACCGTAAAGACCATCTGCGGAACCACCTGCAGACCCACGACCCAAACAAAGAGGCCCTCCACTGTTCTGAGTGCGGTAAGAATTACAATACAAAGCTGGGCTACCGGCGCCACCTGGCCATGCATGCTGCCAGCAGCGGTGACCTCAGTTGCAAGGTGTGTCTGCAGACCTTTGAGAGTACCCAGGCCCTGCTAGAGCACCTGAAGGCCCACTCACGCCGGGTAGCAGGCGGTGCCAAGGAGAAGAAGCACCCCTGTGACCATTGTGAGCGGCGGTTCTACACTCGTAAGGATGTGCGGCGGCACTTGGTGGTGCACACGGGCCGAAAGGACTTCCTGTGCCAGTACTGTGCCCAGCGATTTGGCCGCAAGGACCACCTGACGCGTCATGTCAAGAAGAGCCACTCGCAGGAGCTGCTCAAGATCAAGACAGAGCCAGTGGACATGTTAGGCCTACTCAGCTGCAGCTCCACAGTCAGCGTGAAGGAAGAGCTAAGCCCTGTGCTGTGCATGGCCTCTCGGGACATGATGGGGGCCAAGGCCTTCCCTGGTATGTTGCCCATGGGCATGTATGGTGCCCACATCCCTACCGTGCCCAGCGCTGGCGTGCCACACTCCCTGGTGCACAACACACTGCCCATGGGTATGAGCTACCCTCTGGAATCCTCACCTATCTCTTCCCCAGCTCAGCTTCCTCCAAAATATCAGCTTGGATCTACCTCATACTTGCCTGACAAATTGCCCAAAGTGGAGGTGGATAGTTTTCTGGCGGAGCTTCCTGGAAGCTTGTCTCTCTCATCCGCTGAACCCCAGCCCGCCTCACCTCAGCCGGCGGCAGCTGCGGCCCTCCTAGATGAAGCACTGCTCACCAAGAGCCCCGCCAACCTCTCTGAGGCCCTCTGCGCTGCTAATGTGGACTTCTCCCACTTACTGGGCTTTCTTCCACTCAACCTGCCCCCGTGTAACCCGCCTGGGGCCACAGGAGGCCTGGTCATGGGCTACTCCCAGGCCGAGGCACAGCCCTTGCTCACCACTTTGCAAGCTCAACCTCAAGATTCCTCGGGAGCTGGGGGACCACTGAACTTCGGGCCTCTGCACTCCTTGCCTCCTGTCTTCACGTCCGGCTTGAGCACCACCACCCTGCCTCGTTTCCACCAGGCATTCCAGTAG